TCACACTGATACGAGAAAAAACTAGACTGATTAATTGCACTGTTATTAGAGtataattcatacatgtacttacccaTCTACAAGATATACCCCATTgtctaaaataaaatcaaaatctgtGAAGAAACATATCGGTCAATATGCATAATCactaatattaatatataattattgctgtttttttgTAGGGcaatacgatgatttagctTCCGGAGAAGTACAAAATTACTAGTACTAGTGGTAAAATGAACATTACGaaaattatgataataataGTCTTTTTTATTAATCTTACAGTGGTCCCGTTCGgagttcattttcaaaattgcaGGATCATCAACGCTTGCATATTCATTTCCATCAGCGCTAAAAAATGTGGATAAAAACTTACAGGTACACAAATATGTGGCCACTAATGTTCATGagcaaattgttttaaataacttCATTCCTTTCAGAACATTTACTTACAtcaattaaacatttgaaatcaATCACAACGATATCTTTTCCCGCGAATAATTTATTACcgacaaaaataaaaacgattttttaagTCGAACAGTTATGAGattctttgaataaaaaaaaaatcataatgataAATTAAGTATGACATGATACGTTGAAATATACTGTCTCTGATCAAATATTTTCAGTGTAGTAGAggcagaaaaattaaaaaaaatttaatttaaacacacGTTCTCCCGTAATCATGCACATTATTGTTAAAACGTCAAGTCTCGTTTAAATTAATTAGATAAAGGAATATTTATCTAGCTTATCTGACAAGGAAGAAGTTGTTTAATGGCGTCCGTTTCAGGCAAATTATAATTTGGAAAGGAAATACGCTTTACACTGATTTTAACGTATTTACAACGAAATCGCCATATACGCctatatttcttcaaatattctCAAATAATCTGATTTATCAAAtgcattgttttatattatatataaacgttgtgcatttttaaataaatcaacactatatatataagcttgaaaaaaaaaattgttaaggtTTTCGGTTGAGATTGTTCAAACCAAGCAAATTTGtccaatttatttatttttttaaaaattagaatgTTTCGAAATTTGCTACTTACTTAAGTCGATGGTTtgctaaatattaaataaatatagatGAGTTATATACAACTAGAAAGCAGTGTCATTATTCATGTATCtcaataattttagaaaaaatgcaCCGCCAttataaacaaagtactcaccATGGCCagatttttgtgacgtcatcaaatcTGGTGTTAGATAGGTATCAAAGGTAGGATTGATGCTTGGggttaaaattaaacaattcatTATTGCAAATGGTATGAACACAAATAAAGAGACATCAAgttcaattttttacaaatatttattaaaatttcattttacccGTCATAAATTTTCTTCATGTCTTTTGAGTCTGAAACAGCAATATCCatcaatgtttaattttataatgacTCTTTTAACCATCACGAGTACAGAATTCTTTTAACATTACACAGCCAATTGTGCCTCATGTAAATTTCATGTGAAAATCATGTAAGTGCTCTATTCACATGAATATCACGTGAATTTTACGTGAACTTCACGTGAAATTAACGTGGATTTCACATAAGGCACAATTGCATGTGAgcttacatttacatatacatgactTTTGTTCTTACCTTTAGGTATGCCATAATGAGCATAATTGTTTCTTTCCAAAGAATTCTGGTGTCTGAAAAATTTTGACATAATGTTCTGTTTAagacattatttttatataaatattgacaaatcgacagttaaacttgttaaatatttattacaattCACACTGTTACCTTTCCAAAGAGAGAAGTCTCGAACCTAAAATACGTTCAGCAAAAAGTAAATGGAAGGAAGTGTCAATCAGGATTGATAAGATTACGTAAACTGATATTAAAACACTACACTTGTTCATCAAATATCTGAGCTTGAACAAGCATAAACttataattgtataatttaaTGCTTACTTCTCTTTATTCTTCTACGTTTTCGTTTTATGATACACAAGGTGCAAAGAAGGAGGTTAAGGAGACCAAAAGTACACACGACAACGATGGTAATCCAGTATTTCtcaacttttgtttttaaagaatattgaacagaaaatttaatataaaccaACCAGGCTAATCATATCTTCAGCAACACGTCTGAAATTTAGTATTCAATAACAATATCATTATTCATATCTATTTCTAGAAGTTTCTGATTACAAACAATTCATATTCTATATCATGCTGCGTATGTTTCTTCTACAAAAAAAGACAGCTTTTCAttaaactgatttcaaaaaggaaaacatataaaaaaaaggtACTTCTATTCAGTTTAGATAGCTACTCTGAATATGAAAACCTCACCTATTGATTTGGAATCTGGATCGATGTGTTTGACTTTGAATGTAGAACTGCAGTTTTTTCCTAAGACATTTGTTGCACATATTTGGATGATACTGTCAGTGTTCTTTGTAGCAAAATTTGTCATTGAATAAGTATAAGATGGTAAGTTCGATCCCGGCAATCTGTAAACTACTTGATCGTGTCCAGAAATGTTTTTCTCTACAATCTCATACTTCATATCTAGATCTGGGATAGTTCCTTTCCACTCCAACGAGACATAGGTTTTAAACTCTTTAATATGGATATGGAAGGGTTCGATTGGGAAATCTAAagttaaaatgttcatatatatgTAATCTAATTTGctatatttgtatttgtgaAAGATATGATCTCTTTAATTTGCGATGGCACATGAGTTTATCCAACGAAtcgtgtgttttctatccccgagccttgACGAGGAGATAAAAAACACACAACGAGTAAGATCAAAATCATAAACCATCGCAAAAAATGAGGGTTTTTTATCACGTTTTACTACGCCGTTTGTTAATTCTCAATATTTGCTATAAAATTATTATCGTAAATCGCACAACACATTAACTACAATACGTCAACAACTTTACGCACGGAAATAAGTTACCTAAAATGCCTAAAGCTACGTAATGTttcaatatgacgtcataatgagtAAGAATTCTCAGtgtaatataaaaattcataacaTTAATGACATCaatcatatacaatgtactgAACTAAACATGTGATTAAAACTATTTGTAACACTCTACGTTGCACTATCTATGTTCATAACATTTATATTGTATTACGAATAAAGTAAAGGCAATTGCTAttcaacattaaaattattgaaCTTGATACAAATTGGTAAATGACATCATAGCTATTACTCACAATATGCTTCAaccaaaaatacatattctttgaTCCCGACGGGATTTTCAGCAGACAGCACAAAAGTTGATTTgaatttgctttttaaaattccGAATTTCAACTCAAGAATACTTCCATTCATGACAACTTCTGTATCATAAATTGAGAACCTTATAGGTTTCTCTATTTCTGTTTTGTTGTAAAACGGCGGAGGACTCGATTCCAGTTTTGTATTCACTTTTAATGAAGAAATCGGAGGGTTACCAACGCATTCTAATCGAACTTCGAATGATTTCTCCACTTgtccataaaatatatttgtcgTTAGAGGAATCCTTGGAATGGCTATAACGagattttatatgaaaaaaggattgtttatcaaattatcGAATCAATCTTAATAATAAGATGAACAACATTAAGGGTTTCAGATTATACGATTCTGTTGATAACTAATTCAGACTTACCTTCAACTACCAGTTCTGTGCTCGCAGACTGTGTTATGTTTCCACCCACGCCACTGCTCGTCGTCAAACAAACATATGTTCCGATATCATTAAATGAAAtctagtttaaataaaaaaaaatgtgctgtttaatttttttcatctatccttttgaaatcttttttgcaaaaaattaaacaaaagtaaGGCAAAAAGCAGCTAAACCAGCGATTAACCTAGCTTATTCTTACTGATTGCATCGTGAGTGAGAATGTGTTGATAGGAGAGTCATTTGGAAGGTTGTCAGGATCAAGTTTCCTAATAAACGTGTTGCCGATCCAATGTTGCCATATTAGGTTGCTGTATTTTGCTGGATTTCCATCTGTGACAACATCACAGAAAAGCCTGACGTCACTCGTTCCTTCGCGTACGGTGGTCTTATTACTGGGTTTAAGTGTTGGTGGAtctttaaacaaacaaaacgatgttggagaaaaaataataacttctGCAATTATTAAGTTTTTGCCCACCCCCCTTTGTCAACATACAAAAATCTTATCAACATTATTATGCCAGAATGCAATATTTATCATGGCGTGCGAATTACCAACTCTTTCAGTAAATGTGCTATATAAATATGAATACATTTACTTTCCAACACTAATATCTGACatgaaacaaaaatcattttttcgaCTTCGATTTGAAACAATTATTTTGACATGATTGTTAACTATATTTATGCCAATAAtttgttttacggtgtgaccgttggggcgagcgcagaattaggaaccacacatctgtcatcattgttaaatgcaacccgtggacttgccctaaccaaaacactttggctttgtctcaaaaacttttaccaccgcaatTAAGGAACCCGTTATCAaagttatcaaacttttattcctaTTGTCCCTTCCTAGGCTgatacacttaaacaaactaccactgagcattaataaaatgttaaacagacttattaaaatattttgataaacacaaaggcgtttttttttttttatgtaagtacaattatgttttatcattcttttaccttttaataatgatcattaaaatcagtaaacaataaattgtgtgtctgtgttatttctcattttgttccttgttgttacctgtgttttaattattttcctctgtgacatcaatattgtttttaatattttttatttttgtacgctatataagcgttgaAGACATGTGCCATCACCCTTTTTTAGTGTGTAATATCCATTATTGTTTaaaggtttgaccacatatgcaactataacaaatacatgtacatgtagatattttaacagtttattttttttcttttgtatattcattacaaaatgacgtggctgcacgtagATCTACTAATGATTggacttttctttttaataattttttgtcacataTCTAACgtattggatcaatatgacagtaaatttagcatggaacttgcatgtgtatttactgagCAAAATTATTATCACaacaaaactaatcagtcaaagagtcaccgttaacactgatactgagtacttcctacaAGTTACATccagtacagatgcttgatccacctcttaATTATCGCTGGAAATTATAGCCCCTGaacactgtgacgtcatacttaactttcttttgcgctcgacagttttcgtaaattgtcggacaaatgcggggaaggaaatgacgtcatatgtcagtaaaagttcagataggtacagtttttttttacgtaagcatatgtgttgtttactttaatgtttttaaaaggattttttattgttaaatgaaaatgatgtatgcaatTTAGAGGTAATAATTTTCCGTAGAAACGCTGcctgttccaccatgttgctatgcaccgcaaaggattattacgggccgccaggaggcggtccgttatttgatacacatttaaattttgtaactgcgtttctgcgtgatagttttttttattgaattaatattatgcttatttttataacttaaaagtaattttatgtttaatgcctttttaaaacattacatattttttgttttactcgtaaatgaaaag
The nucleotide sequence above comes from Magallana gigas chromosome 2, xbMagGiga1.1, whole genome shotgun sequence. Encoded proteins:
- the LOC105326659 gene encoding uncharacterized protein isoform X2, which produces MIVLLVILLFIHCRATTQSTIFIEPAPIANATYGKPLNFKCTCPDPWQSASLKIPGENGFKFAIFKDFYCQVPIDKERLYSVACSGDTITFGILHPVDNVTWQCLFANNSVNIGNNVTKVNINPEKPNITMQQWTYVIQEGEDVSIPCNFIGNPISNVTWEHNNSTIKLSDLRQPLTLSLKNVSRSAAGDYTCKVTVNYKGTFFASETVSLVVEYPPTLKPSNKTTVREGTSDVRLFCDVVTDGNPAKYSNLIWQHWIGNTFIRKLDPDNLPNDSPINTFSLTMQSISFNDIGTYVCLTTSSGVGGNITQSASTELVVEAIPRIPLTTNIFYGQVEKSFEVRLECVGNPPISSLKVNTKLESSPPPFYNKTEIEKPIRFSIYDTEVVMNGSILELKFGILKSKFKSTFVLSAENPVGIKEYVFLVEAYYFPIEPFHIHIKEFKTYVSLEWKGTIPDLDMKYEIVEKNISGHDQVVYRLPGSNLPSYTYSMTNFATKNTDSIIQICATNVLGKNCSSTFKVKHIDPDSKSIVEKYWITIVVVCTFGLLNLLLCTLCIIKRKRRRIKRSSRLLSLERHQNSLERNNYAHYGIPKDSKDMKKIYDGINPTFDTYLTPDLMTSQKSGHANHRLNADGNEYASVDDPAILKMNSERDHYFDFILDNGVYLVDGDTKGKNGVPKLPYRPNPKENDYLTAGDQMEEKGWDNDVLNSDTSPSLLLEIPRQTEESDITQYLTCSAGNEREKQRNVDWWTQA
- the LOC105326659 gene encoding uncharacterized protein isoform X3; this translates as MIVLLVILLFIHCRATTQSTIFIEPAPIANATYGKPLNFKCTCPDPWQSASLKIPGENGFKFAIFKDFYCQVPIDKERLYSVACSGDTITFGILHPVDNVTWQCLFANNSVNIGNNVTKVNINPEKPNITMQQWTYVIQEGEDVSIPCNFIGNPISNVTWEHNNSTIKLSDLRQPLTLSLKNVSRSAAGDYTCKVTVNYKGTFFASETVSLVVEYPPTLKPSNKTTVREGTSDVRLFCDVVTDGNPAKYSNLIWQHWIGNTFIRKLDPDNLPNDSPINTFSLTMQSISFNDIGTYVCLTTSSGVGGNITQSASTELVVEAIPRIPLTTNIFYGQVEKSFEVRLECVGNPPISSLKVNTKLESSPPPFYNKTEIEKPIRFSIYDTEVVMNGSILELKFGILKSKFKSTFVLSAENPVGIKEYVFLVEAYYFPIEPFHIHIKEFKTYVSLEWKGTIPDLDMKYEIVEKNISGHDQVVYRLPGSNLPSYTYSMTNFATKNTDSIIQICATNVLGKNCSSTFKVKHIDPDSKSIVEKYWITIVVVCTFGLLNLLLCTLCIIKRKRRRIKRSSRLLSLERHQNSLERNNYAHYGIPKDSKDMKKIYDGINPTFDTYLTPDLMTSQKSGHANHRLNADGNEYASVDDPAILKMNSERDHYNGVYLVDGDTKGKNGVPKLPYRPNPKENDYLTAGDQMEEKGWDNDAVLNSDTSPSLLLEIPRQTEESDITQYLTCSAGNEREKQRNVDWWTQA
- the LOC105326659 gene encoding uncharacterized protein isoform X1; translated protein: MIVLLVILLFIHCRATTQSTIFIEPAPIANATYGKPLNFKCTCPDPWQSASLKIPGENGFKFAIFKDFYCQVPIDKERLYSVACSGDTITFGILHPVDNVTWQCLFANNSVNIGNNVTKVNINPEKPNITMQQWTYVIQEGEDVSIPCNFIGNPISNVTWEHNNSTIKLSDLRQPLTLSLKNVSRSAAGDYTCKVTVNYKGTFFASETVSLVVEYPPTLKPSNKTTVREGTSDVRLFCDVVTDGNPAKYSNLIWQHWIGNTFIRKLDPDNLPNDSPINTFSLTMQSISFNDIGTYVCLTTSSGVGGNITQSASTELVVEAIPRIPLTTNIFYGQVEKSFEVRLECVGNPPISSLKVNTKLESSPPPFYNKTEIEKPIRFSIYDTEVVMNGSILELKFGILKSKFKSTFVLSAENPVGIKEYVFLVEAYYFPIEPFHIHIKEFKTYVSLEWKGTIPDLDMKYEIVEKNISGHDQVVYRLPGSNLPSYTYSMTNFATKNTDSIIQICATNVLGKNCSSTFKVKHIDPDSKSIVEKYWITIVVVCTFGLLNLLLCTLCIIKRKRRRIKRSSRLLSLERHQNSLERNNYAHYGIPKDSKDMKKIYDGINPTFDTYLTPDLMTSQKSGHANHRLNADGNEYASVDDPAILKMNSERDHYFDFILDNGVYLVDGDTKGKNGVPKLPYRPNPKENDYLTAGDQMEEKGWDNDAVLNSDTSPSLLLEIPRQTEESDITQYLTCSAGNEREKQRNVDWWTQA